One Gopherus evgoodei ecotype Sinaloan lineage chromosome 1, rGopEvg1_v1.p, whole genome shotgun sequence genomic window, CGGGGAGCCCTTTGGCCCAGCCGTTGTTGGATACGCCGGAATCCGACCCCGAAACTCTTGTGAGACATCCCAAAGAGCCTGATGAcctctctttgtccacccccTCAGATCGCCGCTTGGGAGAGTCACCGGTGGACAAGGCAAATGGAAAAGATGGCACTCAGGTAAATGAACGATTAAGAAATGGCGGTAGAGGAGGGGGTGGGTAATGAAGCTAGGAACCAGGGGTTTgcgtaaattaaaaaaaaaacccagcagctgGGGTACTTACTCTGTTTCTTTTTGTGAAAATCTTTCAGGAGCTCgacgatgcctttctagaggacccagagcccctggacagcGTTGCATCAAGCAGTGAAGATGAACCGGGCCCACCATGTTTTTGCTCAACACCaatacaaattgttgaagaggGCTCCGAGGATGATGGGTTTGAAGAGTTTAGGAGGAGGCTAGGCATAGAACTGTCCGAGCCAGTGCCACGTCGTGAGCGTAAAAAAGTTATGCGGATTATTGTACGcgttgctgtttatgctgtccttaaacactgccttagggaaaagctttttgaagattgtgagggctgtgTCATTGATGCGCCAGCCCAACGGCACCATGACTGTgtgacttggacttcagtggatatAAACTGCAAGCTCCGGGCCCTGTGTGCTGAGCTGTGTTTGGAAAGCTTACTAAACACTGTTATTGCCATAGGTTATGctatgcaatgtctgtgcctaacccaagAACATTTAGCACAAGGGGTGACTttgataaatgctgtgcaattcAGTGGAGACCCTGaccgtgttttaaagaaaatgaccaagCCGGAAGATGCCTGCTTACAACGTTATATTGACCGTCTAGTTCGCACAAGAAGTTACAGAACCCTGCTTAAGAAAAAGAATATTTGTAAGAAATCTAAAAGGATTAAGTTAGAGAATGGTGAGGGTGCAAACATGCGATATAAAACTTGGcagctgtaaattaaaaaaaaaaaggggggtgggtgggtttgtgACTATCTGTGTTTTGTTAGAAGGCTTTTGGCCCTTAAGTTTTAATAAAGCATCTTGGTTTGTTTTAAGGAGTTGtatgtcttttaaaataaataaatagttttgtgagaattagtttttgtgtttgtgtgtgtgtgtgtgtgtgtgtaaaagacaTTCATTTATAGCAAAAAGCTGAAATGCAtgttgtgggaggggaaaaaatcctaaaaaacaaacaaacaggatagTTCAGACATGTTTGAGTATAATACAGTTGTTATGGAGAGCTGCTTTTaccagcaggaccaaatattggtTTTTTTCATCCCATGTCCCTAAGTGGCtctctcagggattgaactcccaaccttGGGTTTACCAAGCCATTActtaagccactgagctatcctgcttGTTGAAATAAATAGGTTTAAGCACACACCCCACCCTCACTGAATAGCCAGAATGTTTGCAATTACTTACCTTTGTTCCTGTAGGGTTACAATTGATTAGTGAGTTGGATGGTGAGTTCTGATTAATATGAAAcgctattggacagtttaaatgtAACCAGGGGTAATGGTGAAGCACTATTGGGCAGTTTAAAAGACCCAGGAGTTGGTGGAAtgctattggacagtttaaatgtAACCCCTGGGGTAAAGGTGGAGCACTATTGGGCAGTTTAAAAGACCCAGGAGTTGGTGGAATGCTATGAGTCATTCTTGCTAGAAAAACACCTCACCcccaaactttaagcatgaaagaaacaACCCCAAGACATTAACTGATTTTGCAAAAGGGGACCCTGCACTTGGAAATGGGGTACTGTTTAACACTGTAAGAAAGCcacaaatgtattttaacttACAGGGGTGGAGGAAGCCCTATTGTGTATATAGCATGGTTCCCACAACAGAGATACAAAAGGGTGTTCTGCAGAATCTATTATTTGAGAGCTGTGGTGATTAAATTAACCTGTTAGCAACTATGTTGAAACAATGGGGCTAAGAGGG contains:
- the LOC115645305 gene encoding uncharacterized protein LOC115645305 gives rise to the protein MDSFTTPVRASDFVLPPRVFDRPRRKRYISDSSEEEVVTAGSPLAQPLLDTPESDPETLVRHPKEPDDLSLSTPSDRRLGESPVDKANGKDGTQELDDAFLEDPEPLDSVASSSEDEPGPPCFCSTPIQIVEEGSEDDGFEEFRRRLGIELSEPVPRRERKKVMRIIVRVAVYAVLKHCLREKLFEDCEGCVIDAPAQRHHDCVTWTSVDINCKLRALCAELCLESLLNTVIAIGYAMQCLCLTQEHLAQGVTLINAVQFSGDPDRVLKKMTKPEDACLQRYIDRLVRTRSYRTLLKKKNICKKSKRIKLENGEGANMRYKTWQL